In a single window of the Acinetobacter sp. CS-2 genome:
- a CDS encoding replication protein, whose product MSALKIQPLDNVDIHPSTAKRNEHKAMSKKEDGYTPLPNFVCDEGYLAALSGEAIKCLVLLNRHIKGFREDNKSIGESLILKLAGFKDKRTVRKAMSDLAKFNLVKITKTLGKATTYEVTFEDRLSIELVTSNDTGTSKVVTSNVPRLVTSNDTGTSNIKCHSVKEKKINLKERDQENPIDEVMNIWKPDLHQLNSWMQRSGLPKINQTQVDELLLEVNPHYENKIRTGAVTSTQMYSNFVKWIKRDNKLVEKLMQQAASANAQPVIPQDYQSDMGDW is encoded by the coding sequence ATGAGCGCATTAAAAATTCAACCTTTGGATAATGTTGACATTCATCCAAGCACAGCAAAAAGGAATGAGCATAAAGCTATGTCCAAAAAGGAAGATGGTTATACACCATTGCCTAATTTTGTTTGTGATGAAGGGTATTTGGCTGCTTTAAGCGGTGAAGCCATCAAGTGCCTTGTTTTGCTAAATAGGCATATCAAAGGATTCCGTGAAGATAATAAATCGATTGGCGAATCTTTAATTTTGAAATTGGCTGGCTTTAAGGATAAGCGAACTGTTCGCAAAGCTATGTCAGATTTAGCAAAATTCAACCTTGTAAAAATCACAAAAACTTTGGGTAAAGCGACAACATATGAGGTCACTTTTGAGGATAGATTATCTATTGAACTAGTAACATCAAATGATACTGGTACATCAAAAGTAGTTACATCAAATGTACCTAGACTAGTAACATCAAATGATACTGGAACTAGTAACATCAAATGTCACTCTGTAAAAGAAAAGAAAATAAACTTAAAAGAAAGGGATCAAGAAAACCCAATCGATGAAGTTATGAATATCTGGAAACCAGACTTGCATCAGCTCAATTCGTGGATGCAAAGATCAGGCTTACCGAAAATCAATCAAACTCAGGTTGATGAATTACTTCTTGAAGTCAACCCTCACTACGAAAACAAAATCCGCACTGGTGCAGTAACCAGCACTCAGATGTATTCAAACTTCGTGAAGTGGATTAAGCGTGACAACAAACTTGTTGAAAAACTCATGCAGCAGGCTGCATCTGCAAATGCTCAACCAGTAATCCCTCAAGACTATCAATCTGACATGGGGGATTGGTAA
- a CDS encoding helix-turn-helix transcriptional regulator has translation MRSKADHELLQAIFDEMQELKKAMQIKDDRRVNVKEFAERLCCSETTLWTRIKSGAIQEPFKDGRFNFWLNSYVNEVVTQPLNSDKVAA, from the coding sequence ATGAGAAGTAAGGCTGACCATGAGTTACTCCAGGCTATCTTTGATGAAATGCAGGAACTAAAAAAGGCAATGCAAATTAAAGATGATCGACGAGTTAATGTTAAAGAATTTGCTGAGCGTTTGTGCTGCTCAGAAACAACGCTTTGGACAAGAATTAAAAGTGGGGCAATTCAGGAGCCATTCAAAGATGGCCGGTTCAACTTCTGGTTAAACAGCTATGTAAATGAAGTTGTCACACAACCCCTAAACTCTGATAAAGTAGCCGCTTAG
- a CDS encoding siphovirus Gp157 family protein has protein sequence MTTLYEFGTELAVKIENIQELLAEGADPNSNQVQELLMDMVGTEENWKEKAKNVAKYVHQLELESKMIAAESKRIADKAKKLDQTAGYLSNLLLQQMLTFGVEEIKDPVLSVKVRQNPWSVVVKDEGKIPSEFKKEKTVVEVDKRALLQSRESLECEGVEFVRTQRLAFK, from the coding sequence ATGACAACTTTATATGAATTTGGCACTGAGTTAGCTGTAAAAATTGAAAATATTCAGGAGCTGCTTGCTGAAGGTGCGGACCCAAACAGCAATCAAGTTCAGGAATTGCTTATGGATATGGTAGGCACTGAGGAAAACTGGAAAGAAAAAGCAAAGAATGTTGCTAAGTATGTCCACCAGTTAGAGCTTGAAAGCAAAATGATTGCTGCCGAGTCCAAGCGGATTGCAGACAAGGCTAAAAAGTTAGATCAGACCGCTGGCTATCTAAGCAATCTGCTATTGCAGCAAATGCTGACCTTTGGTGTGGAGGAAATCAAAGATCCGGTTTTGTCTGTAAAGGTTCGCCAAAATCCTTGGTCAGTCGTTGTTAAAGATGAGGGTAAGATTCCTTCTGAATTTAAAAAGGAAAAGACTGTGGTTGAGGTGGATAAACGCGCCTTACTTCAAAGCCGTGAATCTCTTGAGTGTGAGGGTGTTGAATTTGTCCGCACACAACGTCTGGCATTCAAGTAA
- a CDS encoding AAA family ATPase, protein MSIATLILGQSGTGKSTSLRNLNPSEVLLIQVVKKPLPFRSADWKPLTKEGGSIVVTDNPQQIMAIMNKSTRPIIVIDDYQYVMANEYMRRSQETGFAKFTEIGRSTWEIFTTAAQLADDKRVYILSHTEESESGKTKIKTIGKMLDEKITLEGMVTICLQTAIINEQHVFMTKNNGHNTVKSPIGLFENEHVENDLNAVDKAICEYYGLTTETNQATEA, encoded by the coding sequence ATGAGTATAGCAACATTAATTTTAGGCCAGTCTGGTACTGGTAAATCAACAAGCCTTCGCAATCTAAACCCAAGTGAAGTGCTATTAATCCAGGTGGTTAAAAAACCACTGCCGTTCAGATCTGCTGACTGGAAGCCGCTTACTAAAGAAGGTGGTTCGATTGTGGTTACAGACAATCCGCAGCAAATCATGGCAATCATGAACAAATCAACCCGCCCAATCATTGTGATTGATGACTATCAGTACGTCATGGCGAACGAATACATGCGCAGAAGCCAGGAAACAGGCTTTGCAAAATTTACCGAGATCGGTCGCAGCACATGGGAAATATTTACAACTGCTGCCCAGCTTGCAGATGACAAGCGCGTCTACATCCTGAGCCATACAGAGGAAAGTGAATCAGGGAAAACAAAGATTAAAACCATTGGCAAGATGCTGGATGAAAAAATCACCCTGGAAGGCATGGTTACAATCTGCCTACAGACAGCAATCATTAATGAGCAGCACGTTTTCATGACCAAAAACAATGGTCATAACACAGTGAAATCCCCTATCGGCTTGTTCGAAAACGAGCATGTCGAGAATGATCTAAACGCAGTTGATAAGGCCATCTGTGAATACTACGGACTGACAACTGAAACCAACCAAGCAACTGAAGCATAA
- a CDS encoding SDH family Clp fold serine proteinase: MGDIDYILYMADISRSGYDRITEIGKSSNKKKACLILVTPGGDPDAGYRIGRALQHYYEDGFSVLIPSYCKSAGTLICIGANELIVDDKGELGPLDIQLNKSSELGEKTSGLDLPQAFEALKTEAVKIFRETLIDVRMGGRVSTKLAAEVATNLTSNLLSPIYSQIDPIRMGEIQRANFIAYEYGKRLNEKYKILKSNALGKLLLSYSSHGFVIDRKELKELFKNVRKPNTHEEIKILTKIQDLVIAFENGNDHNLVMNANLFLENTENEQQNADLPSTSGLQANDNPECGGENPGEQIDSGSSEIEAEYDSSRSDQESELPQAANE; the protein is encoded by the coding sequence GTGGGTGATATTGATTACATCTTATATATGGCTGATATTTCAAGATCTGGGTATGATCGCATTACAGAAATCGGTAAGTCATCTAATAAGAAAAAAGCATGTTTGATTTTAGTTACACCTGGTGGAGATCCTGATGCAGGCTATCGTATTGGTAGAGCTTTACAGCACTATTATGAAGATGGTTTTAGTGTGCTAATTCCTTCCTATTGTAAATCTGCAGGTACATTAATTTGTATTGGTGCAAATGAATTAATAGTAGACGACAAAGGTGAGCTAGGCCCTTTAGATATACAATTAAATAAATCTTCTGAATTAGGTGAAAAAACTTCTGGTCTTGATTTACCTCAAGCATTTGAAGCTCTAAAAACTGAAGCGGTCAAAATATTCAGAGAGACTTTAATTGACGTCAGAATGGGCGGTAGGGTTTCTACAAAATTAGCTGCGGAAGTTGCAACCAATTTAACATCTAACCTCCTTTCTCCAATTTACTCACAAATCGATCCTATTCGAATGGGTGAAATACAACGTGCAAACTTTATTGCATATGAGTACGGTAAGAGGCTAAATGAAAAATACAAGATATTGAAATCTAATGCTTTAGGTAAGTTGTTATTATCTTATTCATCACATGGTTTTGTTATTGATAGAAAAGAATTAAAAGAACTGTTTAAAAATGTTCGAAAACCAAACACACATGAAGAGATAAAAATATTAACCAAAATACAAGACTTGGTCATTGCCTTTGAAAATGGAAATGACCATAATCTAGTCATGAATGCAAACCTCTTTTTAGAGAACACTGAAAATGAACAACAAAATGCCGACTTACCATCTACCTCAGGATTACAAGCAAATGATAATCCAGAATGCGGAGGAGAAAACCCAGGTGAGCAAATTGATTCAGGAAGCAGCGAAATCGAAGCAGAGTATGATTCAAGTAGAAGTGATCAAGAGTCAGAGCTTCCACAAGCTGCAAATGAATAA
- a CDS encoding LexA family transcriptional regulator, which produces MTTISDRIIQRMKELGLRQTAIIEATGATKGAVSKWVAGTNTPKAEFLPALAAVLKTSQNWLLTGEEEKLFNNFNMQEFMNKHNLTGKSDASFDVDEVHKPTVIDYETENGFIWIDVVEANFSCGVGESIEFHFDVINGKFPFTPSFFQRKHVDPSCMRIIKAKGDSMTDFIHDGDLVGIDISQTEIVDGEIYAVYFEGEGMIKQIFKEEGGKLTLHSLNAKYRDREVSEQNGLNFKVMGRQFWRAG; this is translated from the coding sequence ATGACCACTATTAGCGACCGTATAATTCAAAGAATGAAAGAGCTTGGTCTTCGACAAACAGCAATAATTGAGGCAACCGGAGCCACAAAAGGAGCTGTATCTAAATGGGTAGCCGGAACAAATACACCCAAGGCAGAATTCCTTCCGGCATTAGCAGCAGTATTAAAAACATCTCAGAACTGGCTGCTTACAGGTGAAGAAGAAAAGCTCTTCAATAATTTCAATATGCAAGAGTTTATGAATAAGCATAATTTGACTGGCAAAAGTGATGCTTCATTTGATGTTGATGAAGTGCATAAGCCAACTGTTATTGATTACGAAACAGAAAATGGGTTTATTTGGATTGATGTCGTGGAAGCTAATTTTTCGTGTGGTGTTGGTGAATCTATAGAATTTCATTTTGATGTTATTAATGGGAAGTTTCCATTTACACCATCATTCTTTCAAAGGAAGCATGTTGATCCAAGTTGTATGAGGATCATTAAAGCCAAGGGCGACAGCATGACTGACTTTATTCATGATGGCGATCTAGTGGGTATTGATATCTCTCAAACTGAAATTGTAGATGGTGAAATTTATGCTGTTTATTTTGAGGGTGAAGGAATGATTAAGCAGATATTCAAAGAGGAAGGCGGGAAACTCACCCTGCATAGCTTAAATGCAAAATACAGAGATCGTGAAGTATCGGAGCAAAACGGTCTAAATTTTAAAGTTATGGGTCGTCAATTTTGGCGAGCTGGATAG
- a CDS encoding anthranilate synthase component II — protein MLLMIDNYDSFTYNIVQYFGELNQEVKVVRNDAVTLEDIERWQPKYLVIGPGPCSPSEAGISIPAIQHFAGKIPLLGVCLGHQSIGQAFGGNVIRAKKVMHGRLSDMYHSNKGIFSNLPSPFSATRYHSLVIDQATLPECLEVTCWTNEEDGSMEEIMGVKHKTLPVEGVQFHPESILSEHGHQIFKNFLEIYA, from the coding sequence ATGCTTCTAATGATCGACAACTATGACTCTTTTACCTACAACATCGTGCAGTATTTTGGCGAGTTAAATCAGGAAGTAAAAGTAGTCCGTAATGATGCCGTGACATTGGAAGATATCGAGCGATGGCAACCAAAGTATCTCGTCATTGGTCCTGGCCCTTGTTCTCCCTCCGAAGCAGGTATTTCTATTCCAGCGATCCAGCACTTTGCCGGTAAAATCCCCCTATTGGGCGTATGCCTGGGACATCAAAGTATTGGACAAGCTTTTGGTGGAAATGTAATTCGGGCTAAAAAAGTCATGCATGGCCGTTTATCGGACATGTATCACAGCAATAAAGGGATTTTCAGCAATCTCCCTTCCCCATTTTCTGCAACGCGCTATCACTCACTGGTGATTGATCAGGCGACATTGCCAGAATGCCTGGAAGTGACCTGCTGGACTAATGAAGAAGATGGCTCTATGGAAGAGATCATGGGTGTGAAACATAAGACATTGCCGGTCGAAGGCGTGCAGTTCCATCCTGAATCCATTCTGAGTGAGCACGGTCATCAGATCTTTAAAAACTTTTTAGAAATTTACGCATAA